GCCTAGTAGTAGATAAAAGTTATTTGAAGTACCTGTAACCTGGTCTCATTCCAAAGTTTacaattcttctttttctttcactaGTTATTTGATTGTATATTTGCATCTACGTGATGTTATGATTTGATATACACGAACTTAGGCTAACTAATTTGTATGATATATAATGATACTTATTGATCACTGGTCTCTCGTTTAAAAGGGAATGAGCTCAAAAAGAATACGTAAGTGTCTAATTATCTAAATGTGTCGAAAGTGGATAACTTGAACTCACAAGAAGTGACTTCTTAGTTATATTGACtcattgtttttaactttttttttctcaaggAATTAAAATCATAGGCTATTACAATGTAAAGGCAGACTTTTTCAGTTTATAATGATATTAACATTCataactagaaaaaaaaatgatttacattGGAAAACGGAGACCATCtacatttataataatatcatTATTTCTTTTCCAAATGTAATTCCATTTTAACTaatcttaaataaaaattaaacaataaatttcGGTCGCCGACGTTTCAGTTTTCTAGGCTCGATTTTTTCTGAACATTGACGCATGGGGAAATATTCCCCATTATCAATTTTGGACACGTTTCCACCATGCTGTGGCCATTCCTTTCTTATATATTGTAGATTCTTCTAAGTCTTTGCACCCAAAACGTGTCATAATTCATAACTACAGATGACAGAAAAATCCATTGAAGAGGCTAGGTTGGCTTGTATTCGATCTACAGTATTGTTGCAAGATTGGATAACATTCAAAGCATTGGCTTTGGAAGGAATAAGCTGGTAATTTAATTCCTCTATCCGCTATTTTGTacagaatatatatagatatatacacTTCTGATCTCTCATATTGGCATCATTATGTTATTTAACTTCCAAACATCAAATCTTTAGATTTATCTTTGtgttttatacttttcttGGGCAGTATAACGAACCAGATAGCCGAAGAGAAATATGGTCGTCTCATGACCCAACTTATCAGCTCTTGCAATACATCTGATATCTTAAAAGGTGCATGCTCTTACcatatagtaatatatatagattaacttttatataattatctGCCAGAATTAGTTCTATATatcatatttgttaaaattacaTTCGTTTATACTACATATATTAAAGCTCTACGTAAATTATTTTCTGTCGGGGTTTTAGCTATGGGGAAAAAAGTCTGAGCTAATTAACCAtgtattaagtttttttttcttggtttttagttattttttttatatgaataacACTCTGATTTGAACTGAAAAAAACCCAACGAACTTAAGAAGGTTTGGTTATGGCTTATGGGTTGCATCTTCTCTTTGCGTAATGAGTTATCTATCTTCAGTTTCGTGAATATGGCTAATTTGTGCCCTTTTCTTTCACTACAGCGTTTGACAACCCTTATTTTCGACAAAGCAGTCCTTGAGCCGACCTTTTGCCCTATGTACGCTCAATTGTGCTTTGATATCCGCCACAAAATGCCTAGGTTTCCACCTTCAGCGCCTAAGACTGATGAGATCTCATTCAAGAGGGTTTTGCTGAACACATGTCAAAAGGTGTTTGAGAGAACTGACGACTTAAGTGAGGAGATTAGAAAGATGAACGCGCCAGATCAGGAGGCCGAACGGGAAGACGAAGTAAGACTGTTGAACCTCCGGACTCTAGGAAATCTTCGTTTTTGTGGTGAGCTTTTTTTGAAGCGGATGTTGACAGAAAAGGTTGTTTTAGCCATTGGTCAGGTTAGGAAGATGACTGTTTAACTTTCTCTAGTTCCGGTCTGATGGGACTACATGCCTAACACTTGTGTTAGTgtgttataatttaaatttacttTTACCATACAGAAGCTTTTGGAGGATGCTGAGCAAATGTGTCCATCAGAGGAAAAAATTATAGCTATTTGTCTCTTTCTCAACACTGTTGGCAAAAAGCTTGATTCATTGAACTCAAAACTGATGAACGAGATTTTAAGACGTTTAAAGAATCTGTCAAATCATCCTCAATTGGTTATGAGCTTAAGATTAATGGTTGGGAAGATCATCCATTTGCACTCCATTGGGGTCCCAGCGCGAAAGAGTTGTTCTAATACCCTTGAAAACATCATAAGCTTTCTGAGTTACGAGATTAagactttgttttgttgctacttacaatttttttttttaattcaatgttaaattatattcaaaaaaaaataaacgtttATATATGTGAATGCAAAGTTTTCTTAGCATACAGATAAAGTCCGATCCTATAAACATGTGGGAGGACTCCAAGTGTGGTTATATCCTCGGTATTATCTCGATGTGAACCACACTTGGAGTCCTCCCACATGTTTTTCTACCTTCCCTTTCCTTAGAGTACTCAATCGGTTTCTCACATTTTTATCAATCAACTTGACAATTTTTCCGTTGTTGAGGGTCGCTCTCCGTGTCTTTATCATTTCTCTCCCTCCATATAGAATGTATCGCattctaaaacacaaacataagGATGAATCTCTTAGTGTTTCATGATCTTTGCTTTTTAGTTCCTTCATCACTTCTAGCCTTAATGATAGCCTTAAAGgcaaaaattttgtttgaatccATGGATGTCATCATATGAGAATGATAGAATTAATAAGATTTCTGGAAGATTCAATGCTAAgttaaaaaacgaaaaccaagCATCACTCACCAGTcacgaagatgatgattcgAGCACATAAATCTCGTTTTTTCTCGACAACTATGTTTACTCTCTTCTAAGCTCGTTGAAACAAAACTAGATGCTCGTCAACCGATGTCAGTGGGCCTTAAAGAACTAGACCCAAATTAAGAATTGAACCAGAACTTAACATGAGGTAACATGAAACAAAGACTAAACCGAGAACCAATACACTTTGGTTTCGGCTTTCAATTGCATACTCTATATTCTTATTTCCTTCATAGTGATCTTTCCACAATAAAGATTCTCTATTTCCTCATTGTTCATTTGTTCTTATACGttttatagaattttttaCCGTGTTCGAATTTACCGATAACACttgtttttatcaaacttCCATAGAAGTGtgaattgtaaaaaaaaaaaacattgtgcTACGAAGTCTCTGATTAAATGAACATTCATGTGCTTGGTTATTTTGAACATTATTTTTGCTAAACATAGTGTACTTAATATCATAATAAAGATCCGCAATTTCATACTGAATATCTTTTTCACATCTCTTTAAATTTTACGTTATGAGTTATTTAAGCCTACTTGTATCGATATTTAAATTGGTAAAagaataaagttaaaaaagaataaaattggtaaaaattaatagtactctatatatgttatgtttttctatttagtatgaaatattttctttttaaaatagattACGGATATTAATAATAtctattgacaaaaaaaaacagattaacgatatataatttaaaatatttatagcaaagttcacatttattttatttgtttggtatCTCTATAGACTTAAGTAAAGCACGTGAGATCATTAACCATcgaacttatttttttttcaaacatagACGCTAAAAAGCAAAGTTCTCAACGATATGAACAAGAGCTCACTACGTAAGCACGACCTATATATATCACCTCAAATCCTTTTATTATTGAGTTAGCGTTGATCAAAGAATATGAAACTCGACTGACTgtgaagtgatgatgataacaatAGATACCTACcaaagaaagttttcttaactAAGGGAGAAGATAGTCTAAAGATTCTTAGTAACAAGCATATAAGTTCTAACTAATCTACCTAAtcctatattttatttatttatttattaggtTTGAtgttaatttatttcattatttattgCCTTTGTAGTGAAAATTTAAGGAATCATGGTTTAATCCCTTTTGTCAACACTCTTAGCTAGGCTTatgataattaaatattcatCTCTATTCACTAGTGATGGTAGCTCGTATGATGATTTAACTTTTCATTAACGCCAAAATTTTTAGCATTTCTTAATGGTTCGTtggtgagaaaaaaaaaaagtcagaaGAGAAACATTGAGCGATAAACTCTTGACAGTAATTTAGTATATAGGGGTCAGTGTTTTccactattttgtttttattcttctaGCATATATAAGAGTTTCTAAGTCAATATTATCACATTTGGCCCTTTTTATGGTCCGAAAAAATCTCACAAATTGAAATGTATATGTaagttacaacttacaacgTAGTAGCTAGTTTTTCAAGGTtgacttttttatatatatagtattacaAAAGTTTATAGTAGCGATTTCTATTTGGCGAAAATAAGATCAATTCCAAACTAAGACATGACGTCGTTAACAATATTCacccaaatatataaatcttttgtagtgaagaaaacaaatccaaatttgtCTTTGCCAAATTTATTCCAGATTCAGATATTTCCTGGTATAGTTCACAATAACTGAAAGTCTGAAACAAACGAACCAAAATTGATGTGTTCCACGactcataagaaaaaaaaaaaaaatcttaaatacaATATTTCAGGTGATAAATGTATATAGTCACTACAAAAAAGGGATCATTTTAAAGCacttattttaaatatttgtattacttataattgataaaaatatatcacttAAATAAATGATTCGTATCTTGTTGATGCAAATAATTTACATCGATTTATTAACAACTGATGCAACTTTACATAATATTTGCATCGCTTGTTATAACTGATGTTTATTTTGAGTCGGTTATAAAAACTGATGTGATATTTACATCATTTTCTATAAGTGATGTAAATAATTACATCATTTTGCCTAAACGATATTAGTATTTGCAACGGTTATAAAAACTGATGTGATATTTACATCAATTGCTAAAAGATGATGTTAACatttactttaatttatttaagtgatgttaatatttgttttggttaaaataagtgattttaaaaatagtaatatatttacagaataataatatttagaataataaaaaattatttaaaaaatatattttctaattattcttttattttgtttcatttttaatatatataataaatcatgGTGgatattttctcccaaaatcACTAGTTGCAATATCTACTAAAAtcttttcaagattttataaattacattttttaagaataataaatttttataacaaaaataataataattggatGTTCTTCATGTTTAAACACATTCCTTCAGTTTCATACTTCTTCCTTCGAGTAATTGTTTGCTCTTCTTGGaacttctatttcttctttttttatatcatctctCTTCCATTTATGGAATCAAAATCATGCTGACTTGAGATCCCTTGAATCATTATCCCACTTAAGTATTTTCTctacaaaatgaaaaagatattaattgtTTGGagatttttagaatttttaggTCGGAATTAGAATAAGCAATTGTAACAGAACATAAAATAATGGAATACCTTTACTTTATGCTTCTCCCATCTGTGTAGGAAACACAGTCCTAATGATTAGCAATGcatatttgtattaattatgCAGTGTTCTTCCGTGTTCATGacagatttataaaaatagaagaaaagaaaaaacctcaGTGATGGTTAGGACTTAGGAGAGAAAAATAGAACGATAGAGAATTAAAAAGTACAGATGTGTGAAGGTGAAGAATGGTATGAGAGTTATGAGATTTCAAAAACTGATTTGGAGATATCATAAGAACGTCTTTTGGAGATGACATAGCAAAAAAGATCGTGAACGTAAAAATAGGATCGTGATTaaggaaataaatttatttaatttcgCTGATTTTgaggagaaaagaaaattaaaaataatgataaatctaataatattatttatctaCGGAAATAACAATTCCGTGTCATTTATAACAATAAATTGTTTAATtcagttagtttttttttctaataataagTTTTTAGCATCACTTTCTATTAATCTatattttgtatcatttttaaaaataatgttaataAAAGTAAGGGAATACATCGGTTATCTTAATTGAtgtaaatacatatttttgtatcCATTTTCTGAAGTGATGCAAActaatacaaatttatatcAATTTGATTAAACTGACACTAAACAAACTAATTAACAAATCACTTATTAGAATTGatgttgaattatttattttgtgtcaTTTGCTTATAAGTAATTTAAACTATAAGTAATTTAAACTATAAGTAATTTAAACTAGTATCATTTATACTTCTGATTCTAATTAATTGCTGTAATCCAATcactttttttgtagtgagTACTGTCAAGATGCtttatatttcaaagaaaaaaaaaaagcctcaAGATGCTCGTGATGACCAAAAACAAGACGCAGTCAAAGACAACGTATTGACTTTTGTAgtatgaaataaaaacaaattagaaagcccttcaaagttcaaacacGTTTCATGCCGTGACAAACATCTCTCATTATAAGGTTTAACACTACACTTAACGTTAATGGTAAAAGTTTCAATAGTAAGTTTACtattaatatacaaaaaataaaaagcataGTGCTAATAACCACACTAACTAAGTACAAAAGATCATTAACGGAAAATACCAAACTGAACCTTAATTCGATTTAGTGTGTTTAAAAGTTTAGAAATAACGTTTTTAGTAACATTTTTATGATTGGTAATTGCTAAGACCGTAAATCTCATTACCCCattgatataaatttaaaaattaagattgttttaattatcataaaaaggttttaacagttttatatatagaactaAAGTTTTGACCAAAAACCATTTGTCATTGAAAAGTATTATTTCACATACAGAACTgttaaccatttttttatgCCAAGGAATGTGTCTGGAGAGGTAAAGTAGAACACCGAGACAAGAGCCCGTATTGTCTCTtctttatgtattttattcGTGAAGTTCAATGTTGGAATATGCTCATTTCTAGAATTAAAGTACCAATTCATTGTATTTGTATATTGGTAAAGCATTCGACCGAATCTCTATGCAATatctataattgtttttttttggttaaagctCTATCTATAATTGTATGATACCATGTAACGAACAATCTTGCACTCGTCCatcaaaacattcaaaatgCGATTTAACAAGGGATGATTGATTAGTAATTGTAAGCTTAATAACCTAGCATTTATCTGAATCGATCCTTGTCCCTGAGATTCCCCTGATCTATCatgatatataattcataatCTATTTGCCAATTTGGTCAAGGTGTTTTCATATACTTTGAAGTATTaacctaaaataaaaataaaattatgccTTTGTACTTTCGAGcaaaagaaatttcaaatatatctTCATTCAGGAATTTATATACATGAGAATAGGGATAAGGATATAAAATTCCAAACAGTCAGgtgatgtatttttttaacgTAAGTGTACCAATCCCATTTATGTTCATGGGAAGCATAAAAGTGcttgttggtggtggtggccggCACACCAGATATTGTGGACATGctttaaactatttttgtaTGTATCTACGTGATTATATGTATAGCCAAACTCATAATTCATAtggttttatattatatatatagcctAACTCATACTACTTCATATagctttatattatttaatgtttttggttgGTAAAATCAGCAACAACGATGTTTTCCAAATAGCATTCGACAACGAATCAACTGTCAaatgaatatttgaaaatacGTTCTGACACATTTAAACCatttaatcacaaaaattatACTCGTAATGACTTTACTTGTAGTCATATGCAATTTTTATCGTATGTCCTAAAGTAAAAATTATGCTAACTCGTGAAGATGgaacaataaaattaaactattcCTCCCAAGTTTTGGTCAGCACTTACTTGTGACATCTTAGGCAACAGTTTCACGGCAAGATGGGGAGTCACTTCTTCCCTTACTCTCCGCCTCAGCTACTCCAAGTCTTCACTTGTTCGTGTTGCGATATGTGTTTCAGCTTACAACCTACAGTAATTGGTGAGAGAGGAATGGACGAAGGCACAAAGATACTTCAACACCAGCCTCCAAACTCACCCGCCACTCCGCCAGCCTCTAAACTCACCCGCTTGATTGACAAAAGTGTTAGAAATTGGCTGAATATTTTAGCTCTGTCGGATCCATCAGAATATAAAAGTGGTTTATACACTACAGGTTCCATACCTATAGACACTAAtctctttttcaaattttaatttttttttctaaaactttCGAACTCCTTCGATATTACGATgcattatttgtaaaatggTGTTTTTAggtgaatataatttaacatttattaaaaccaaaataatttaacatttatacaaaaaaaaactattccaTGATTTTGGAAGTTGCTAATCGGTTTTACAAGTGTAAAGAATTCACTTATTTCGTCTTTACAAATTATAAGTTGTAAGATAAATGtatctttttcattaaattatcttttttattctttattttttcatgtttacGATTCCATGATATCATCGACCAGAGCCAATCAGAAAGTATAAAGCAGAGACTCTTTAAAAAGTGTAGGTATTTGCTATGATAcacatatatttcattttagatGTTATAATACAGTGACTTAAACTTGAAAAATTACAGGGTGCGTAGTTAAACATCTATATTACATGAACTAAACcctttaaaaggaaaaattaaaattaacggaaatgcaaaagaaaagaaaaaaaataaaaatctctgGAAAAAAGCTTGAGCcagaaataaattttacaaaaataaactaaagtttatttatttgtctttttagtaaatttcatcattttttccACCAAAATGTTTGGAAATTTCCTTATCCCCAAACTCCCAAAAATCTCTGACCAATGAAACTCATAACCTTTCCAACGGAGcctttctccttctccgccTCTTCACCGCCGCAATTTCCATCTTTCTCCGAGTCACCACCAGCAAACTCGGCTGAACTCGAACCCAATTCACTGAGTCGACTCGTTCCTATCGAGTTAACTCGTCCAGAAGCTTTTCCCGATCGCTTTCTCcgatctttctttttcttcttcatctccaaaCTATCTTCGTAAGCATCGATGATCTCGTGAATGAGTTGGCGCCTCGGTGACGTGTCCCATCTGACCCAGTAACTCGTGTAACAACTAAAACAAtcacaaagaaagagaggagagtgatgattatcttctttgtttttcttgagaCGAGAGATACGATTTGAGTCGCCGGAGTTTGAGATGAGGTAAGCAAGAACTTCACGATCCTCCACCGAGAGCGCCGCCACGAGAGAGAGGATAGCTACGGGGAGAAGAGATAGAAACTGTTCGTCGGTCTTTATCGCCGGCGGTGGCGACGGATGAACGGTTCCTTTCCGGCAAAGCTTTTtcatagagagagaaaagagagtgAGTCTTTCTTGAAGAATGAGTTTGATGAgactttgaattttgaaaggttttttgttctttattcgTGACGCCGAATTTCGAAAGGTCTAAGAAAAGTCCaactatgttttctttttatttgttaattttctaaGTTGTATTTTATTCGCCATTGaaggaaataaaaatgtatggATAATGGATAGGTTTATATTGAGGAGGTATCTACTGAGCCAAATCCCACATGTAAATCATAACATTTGTTTAATTACCAGAATATGATCTGTCATTGCAGTCCCGTAACACGTAGTTGTTTTCAATTCTCATCAATGTTACTAGAGCTACACAATAAATGTACCATGtagtatatatagaaaattaaaaatattactcgaagaaaaaaaaatgaaatggtaagtttttttttttttttttttgtctaaatgGTAAGTTTCTTATAAATGTTTATcttatgttctttttgttgataagATCTGATTAGTAGTGTTTTCAAAATACTTCATATGCAATActatttgatataatttttgctTTTCACATAATTAAAGTTTcctttgtaatttgttttagagTTCTACGATAATGgctgggtttttttttccaggaTTTATAATACTAGCTAATTATATTTGAAGACAGTTAAAATGGTGTATGGATGTTTAAAGAGCCTAGGAGCATGCCTCTACGTTTGGTAAACGAAACAAAAGtactaaaaattataaatattttgctattattattattttcgtaaattgtaattttttttctacatgCGTTATCTGCATTTTTcggataatttttttttaattttcgttTTGAGGTTTAATTCTATTGcggaaaattcaaaatcttacaGAGGAGACCGGAGAATTTAACCTAATGGTTTACACCAACATTTTTGTGAGAACTTGCAGATGAATAATTGAGTACATAAACGATAATTTGGACAAATTTTAGGACCTGTAGTTGTTGTAAATGTGAAAAGAGGAAACATATGATAtctcaaaaaaattattttatcaattacAAGAAATCCAGTGTTATCCATTTGTAAAGtctatttccaatttttcCTATTTTTCCCATTTTACATATTACTAAAAGATTGTTaatacaaatgaaacatttggtaaaatttttatttattatgcTACCTGTTGCAACCTcataactaaactaaacagatttgtaaaaaaagagtttgatcCTTGTCTTTACATGTGTTAATGAAGACAAGCCTTCCACATGAAAAGCCTTCCACATGTTACTGGCCCATGATCGGGTTATATAATGGGCCTAAAGAGTCAAGAGTCTATTGGTCATTTCACATCGAAAGCAAACATTATGCTTATAAACTTATGAAACCTGAGGAGACAGTAATGGAAATCTGTTTGATATAATCACAACACTAAGATGAAGAACTTTTTTTAGTGCACTGTATCATCAACAATCACatagaacaaaaataattcatccGATTTTAACAGTGGCAACTAATTATGGTAGAAGGATAACAAAATTAGTAATAAACCATTTAgcttataaatgaaaaataaatattttgtgagTTTCTTTATACTTTTTTGACTAGTTAGTACAATTAATGAAACACACACTTTGCCGTCAAAAACACTCGGacacaaatttctttttcgGGGAAGGAATAACGCTAAAATACCATTCAATTTATGACACTCGTCTTTGACTAGATTTGtgttgaaaaatgaaaataaaccaaaacaaatctgaCTTGGTCAGTAGAGTTAAAACCGCTCCGAAATGCATGttatttaaaatacattttacgTATTAATCTGCGTAactaaatcaacaaaaatttcactattttagtatttacaaacaaaacccaaGAATTAGCTTACATATTAGCTCAAACTGGAAAAGGAtccctcttttgttttctgattatTATTACACTTCAACCGCACTAATGTTGAAAGCAATCGAAAGCTGACCAACCATAACCTTAAGACCTTTAGCTTCCCAAAACTCTTCCTTGCAACCCTTAAACGCAGTCGTATCATAAGTATTAACCATTTCGTAGTTATTGGTCGTCGAAGTTCGTTTATAGAAACCGAACCACTTAGCTTGCATGTAACCGTTTCTCCTCCACGGTGGCACGTGGATCCCTACGTGCTTCATCGACCGTCTCATCTCATGGCACATGATTCTCACGAGCAGTTTCAGTTCCTCTGAAGTTCCCACGAAGACGCGTGGCACTTGGCTTAGTATTGAGAGGTACCTTTTCGTTGGTCTAGCTATCTCAAACTCTCCGGCAAGGTTTGTCTCGACGAAATACCGATTATTATAATCTCCGCCACAACGAACGTCGACGTACTCGTATTTTCCGCCGGTGTTTTTGCCGAATCTTTCCCAACTCGACTTGCAAAGACCTATACACATACATGGCGATGATTATTGtcatttttcttacatatagTAGAAACTTATTCCAAGTACCACGAGTACATCATAATACTACAGAAAGTACAACTTTTTTTGGCTGCAATATAAagtacatatttatataacttttagtACAACTTAATTATTTCTAAGTACTTTATTTAGGTAACTTCTGTTTAATATGATTGGTAAGCAATTGCACAAATCATAGATATCAgtaggaaaaacaaatttggctACTTGCGGTGAAAAggaggattttttttaatctactTAGCTATTCGACcccccaagaaaaaaaatcttcgcAGCCATTTCGTCTGAATATTTTATGGTTCTAAATTTCCAATATCCAAAACACTATTTTATTAACtcaaaaaactaattttttaagACACTACTGAATCATAAAACGAATGAAGAAAATACTCAAGTTAAGGAACCTTACGTACGCTCtagatgataaaaataaattgtggaATCgtgatttaaattataaaatggtGGAATGGAACTACAGTATGATGAAAATAAATCTTCTAGttaacttttaaaagaaaaacacaaataaaatcaaaactttgattcatTTTAGCCACTAATTACACTTGTAAAATCACGAAATagttaaacaaaattacaagtttACATAAGATACGAAAATTATTCCGTAGGTTAAATATAATCCCATATATTAGTCACAAACTAGTAAAATCATCTCCGTTAATTCCcatttcaatataaaaaatgtaaatttcagtatattatatagaaagagATGATTAtagactatatatatgtacctgCATCAAAACCCTTGTTACGTAGAAACGCCATTAAGTGACGCTTAGAAGAACTAATATCTCCGACGAACGTTCCAGCAACCTCCATCGTCGCTGACAGTATTCTCATCCGCTCTTCGCCACAGGATAAACCTTCTAGAAGCTTCCGTAACCTCTCATTCACATCTTCCAAATTGTTATCGTCGgaagaagtttcttcttcttcacgtaATACTATTTGTCCCTCTTTCTCTATAAAAGATGCGACCAAATCGGAAAGATCCGGCGAATG
This sequence is a window from Arabidopsis thaliana chromosome 1 sequence. Protein-coding genes within it:
- a CDS encoding MIF4G domain-containing protein (MIF4G domain-containing protein; FUNCTIONS IN: translation initiation factor activity; INVOLVED IN: translation, RNA metabolic process; LOCATED IN: endomembrane system; CONTAINS InterPro DOMAIN/s: Armadillo-type fold (InterPro:IPR016024), MIF4G-like, type 3 (InterPro:IPR003890), MIF4-like, type 1/2/3 (InterPro:IPR016021); BEST Arabidopsis thaliana protein match is: MIF4G domain-containing protein / MA3 domain-containing protein (TAIR:AT5G57870.1); Has 925 Blast hits to 925 proteins in 207 species: Archae - 0; Bacteria - 0; Metazoa - 449; Fungi - 166; Plants - 147; Viruses - 0; Other Eukaryotes - 163 (source: NCBI BLink).), producing the protein MANLCPFLSLQRLTTLIFDKAVLEPTFCPMYAQLCFDIRHKMPRFPPSAPKTDEISFKRVLLNTCQKVFERTDDLSEEIRKMNAPDQEAEREDEVRLLNLRTLGNLRFCGELFLKRMLTEKVVLAIGQKLLEDAEQMCPSEEKIIAICLFLNTVGKKLDSLNSKLMNEILRRLKNLSNHPQLVMSLRLMVGKIIHLHSIGIKSDPINMWEDSKCGYILGIISM
- a CDS encoding DUF506 family protein (DUF506) (Protein of unknown function (DUF506); CONTAINS InterPro DOMAIN/s: Protein of unknown function DUF506, plant (InterPro:IPR006502); BEST Arabidopsis thaliana protein match is: Protein of unknown function (DUF506) (TAIR:AT1G12030.1); Has 389 Blast hits to 387 proteins in 24 species: Archae - 0; Bacteria - 0; Metazoa - 0; Fungi - 0; Plants - 387; Viruses - 0; Other Eukaryotes - 2 (source: NCBI BLink).); protein product: MVEIQGRFKRIESAFNVAAARVHPPCDNSSGSDHSPDLSDLVASFIEKEGQIVLREEEETSSDDNNLEDVNERLRKLLEGLSCGEERMRILSATMEVAGTFVGDISSSKRHLMAFLRNKGFDAGLCKSSWERFGKNTGGKYEYVDVRCGGDYNNRYFVETNLAGEFEIARPTKRYLSILSQVPRVFVGTSEELKLLVRIMCHEMRRSMKHVGIHVPPWRRNGYMQAKWFGFYKRTSTTNNYEMVNTYDTTAFKGCKEEFWEAKGLKVMVGQLSIAFNISAVEV
- a CDS encoding uncharacterized protein (unknown protein; EXPRESSED IN: 22 plant structures; EXPRESSED DURING: 13 growth stages; BEST Arabidopsis thaliana protein match is: unknown protein (TAIR:AT1G12020.1); Has 87 Blast hits to 86 proteins in 14 species: Archae - 0; Bacteria - 0; Metazoa - 0; Fungi - 0; Plants - 87; Viruses - 0; Other Eukaryotes - 0 (source: NCBI BLink).), yielding MKKLCRKGTVHPSPPPAIKTDEQFLSLLPVAILSLVAALSVEDREVLAYLISNSGDSNRISRLKKNKEDNHHSPLFLCDCFSCYTSYWVRWDTSPRRQLIHEIIDAYEDSLEMKKKKKDRRKRSGKASGRVNSIGTSRLSELGSSSAEFAGGDSEKDGNCGGEEAEKEKGSVGKVMSFIGQRFLGVWG
- a CDS encoding uncharacterized protein (unknown protein; LOCATED IN: endomembrane system; Has 2 Blast hits to 2 proteins in 1 species: Archae - 0; Bacteria - 0; Metazoa - 0; Fungi - 0; Plants - 2; Viruses - 0; Other Eukaryotes - 0 (source: NCBI BLink).) codes for the protein MGSHFFPYSPPQLLQVFTCSCCDMCFSLQPTVIGERGMDEGTKILQHQPPNSPATPPASKLTRLIDKSVRNWLNILALSDPSEYKSGLYTTGSIPIDTNLFFKF